The following proteins are co-located in the Etheostoma spectabile isolate EspeVRDwgs_2016 unplaced genomic scaffold, UIUC_Espe_1.0 scaffold00002872, whole genome shotgun sequence genome:
- the LOC116676221 gene encoding RNA-binding Raly-like protein, translated as MTGKTQTSNVTNKNDPRSLNSRVFIGNLNTAVVTKADIEAIFAKYGKIVGCSVHKGYAFVQYASKRNARAAVGGENARVIAGQPLGKVLQMCITEF; from the coding sequence ATGACTGGGAAGACCCAGACCAGCAACGTGACCAACAAGAATGACCCTCGCTCCCTCAACTCCCGCGTCTTCATTGGCAACCTCAACACGGCTGTGGTAACCAAGGCCGACATCGAGGCCATCTTTGCCAAATACGGAAAGATTGTGGGCTGCTCTGTGCACAAGGGCTACGCCTTTGTTCAGTACGCCAGCAAGAGGAATGCCAGGGCAGCCGTGGGTGGGGAGAACGCCAGGGTCATCGCCGGACAACCACTAGGTAAAGTTCTTCAAATGTGCATCACTGAATTCTGA